From Desulfatibacillum aliphaticivorans DSM 15576, the proteins below share one genomic window:
- the rpsI gene encoding 30S ribosomal protein S9: MNEENIFYATGKRKSAIARAWLRPGSGNITVNNQPIDKYFTVESAIKRTLQALTLTNLQDSVDVNVTVKGGGFTGQAGAIRHGITKALLEYQPDLRGVLKKAGYITRDPRVKERKKYGQKGARARFQFSKR; encoded by the coding sequence ATGAACGAAGAAAACATCTTCTACGCCACGGGTAAGAGAAAATCCGCAATCGCCAGGGCATGGCTTCGTCCCGGAAGCGGCAATATCACCGTTAACAATCAGCCCATTGACAAATACTTCACGGTGGAGTCCGCTATCAAGCGTACGCTTCAGGCCCTGACCCTGACCAATCTGCAGGATTCCGTGGACGTGAACGTGACCGTCAAAGGCGGCGGCTTTACCGGACAGGCCGGAGCCATCCGTCACGGCATCACCAAGGCTTTGCTTGAATACCAGCCCGATCTCCGCGGCGTTTTGAAAAAAGCCGGCTACATCACCCGCGACCCCAGGGTCAAAGAGCGGAAAAAGTACGGCCAAAAGGGCGCGCGCGCAAGGTTCCAGTTCTCCAAGCGTTAA
- a CDS encoding enoyl-CoA hydratase/isomerase family protein, with protein sequence MGFETIQYEQKGPVGVLTLNRPNCLNAINYPMRDELEECLDQRMHDTETRVLVVTGAGRGFSAGLDIKDSNITNPEWGFTPASAYVRQKSFSDFILQMRRIPQPLIAAVNGAAAGAGFSITLACDIRLASSQAKFSAAYINIGVGGADMGCSWLFPRAVGNGNASRYMMTGDLFDANEALRMGLVQQIVDPDKLMDEALALAGKMASKSPLGLKLTKEAMDQNTGNVSLEQAIKLEDRNQAMCIAQLATGKLE encoded by the coding sequence ATGGGCTTTGAAACCATCCAATATGAGCAAAAAGGACCCGTGGGCGTTCTGACCTTGAATCGTCCCAATTGCCTGAATGCAATCAATTATCCCATGCGGGACGAATTGGAGGAATGCCTTGATCAAAGAATGCACGACACGGAAACCCGGGTCCTTGTCGTCACCGGGGCTGGACGGGGATTTTCCGCGGGTCTGGACATCAAGGACTCCAACATCACCAATCCCGAATGGGGATTCACCCCGGCTTCCGCCTATGTGCGGCAAAAGAGCTTTTCCGATTTTATCCTGCAAATGCGGCGCATTCCCCAGCCGTTGATAGCAGCGGTCAACGGCGCCGCGGCCGGCGCGGGATTTTCCATCACCCTGGCCTGCGACATACGTTTGGCGTCGTCCCAGGCCAAGTTTTCGGCCGCTTACATCAACATAGGCGTGGGCGGGGCCGACATGGGATGCTCCTGGCTATTTCCCCGCGCCGTGGGCAACGGCAACGCCTCCCGGTACATGATGACCGGGGATTTGTTCGACGCCAACGAAGCCCTGCGCATGGGCCTGGTGCAGCAGATCGTGGACCCGGACAAGCTCATGGACGAAGCCCTGGCCCTGGCCGGGAAAATGGCGAGCAAATCGCCCCTGGGACTTAAGCTCACCAAAGAGGCCATGGACCAGAACACCGGCAATGTCAGCCTGGAGCAGGCCATCAAGCTGGAGGACCGCAATCAGGCCATGTGCATCGCCCAGTTGGCCACGGGAAAGCTGGAATAA
- a CDS encoding TRAP transporter TatT component family protein has translation MHPGIDNKNAVLNKTKFLILAGVLLSLIGCTRVIQKVSQVGVSTGAEIFAGPTIHMMVDIIMDTDNIRLAREGIGGNMVIVTALAELHPNDLEIQSKAAYLHCCYGMLVENDDPRFASQLYHIARDCGKRALRTNKKFRDGMDSGKRISELVQYLDDDYVEALMWTASAKMLYLLQNRNDHQAQLEIPESLDMVGRAMEMDPDYLFGACQMFIGVYYALIPEFMGVGSGPENSAKMFQEARDVTDGKNLMVDLFEARFLSVTIGDKPRFEELMDHIFKTDPKALEGGAMLNVFAQEQARYWLDKKKELF, from the coding sequence ATGCATCCCGGCATCGATAATAAAAACGCTGTCCTGAACAAAACCAAATTCCTGATCCTGGCGGGTGTCCTTCTTTCCTTGATCGGCTGCACCCGGGTGATTCAAAAAGTCTCCCAGGTGGGCGTATCCACCGGGGCTGAAATATTTGCAGGCCCAACCATCCACATGATGGTGGACATCATTATGGATACGGATAACATCAGGCTGGCCAGGGAAGGCATCGGCGGCAATATGGTCATTGTTACGGCGCTGGCTGAATTGCACCCCAATGACCTGGAAATTCAGAGCAAGGCCGCTTATTTGCATTGCTGCTACGGCATGCTTGTGGAGAACGACGATCCCCGCTTCGCCTCCCAGCTTTACCACATTGCCAGGGATTGCGGGAAACGCGCCTTGAGGACCAATAAAAAATTTAGGGACGGCATGGATTCCGGAAAGCGAATTTCGGAACTAGTCCAATACTTGGACGACGATTATGTGGAAGCCCTCATGTGGACGGCTTCGGCGAAAATGCTCTACCTGCTGCAAAATCGAAATGACCATCAGGCTCAGCTTGAAATCCCGGAAAGCCTGGACATGGTGGGTAGAGCCATGGAAATGGACCCGGATTATTTGTTCGGAGCCTGCCAGATGTTCATCGGCGTCTATTACGCCTTGATCCCTGAATTCATGGGTGTGGGCTCAGGCCCGGAGAACTCGGCCAAGATGTTCCAGGAGGCCAGGGACGTAACAGACGGAAAAAACCTGATGGTCGATCTGTTCGAAGCCCGTTTTCTTTCCGTCACCATCGGCGACAAGCCCCGCTTTGAAGAGCTTATGGATCACATCTTCAAAACAGACCCCAAAGCTCTGGAAGGCGGCGCCATGCTAAACGTCTTTGCCCAAGAGCAGGCACGCTACTGGCTGGACAAAAAAAAGGAGCTTTTTTAA
- a CDS encoding DUF1566 domain-containing protein translates to MSKRPIFPTDQFECYDAEGKPARCQGEQDPAGAGQPWPSPRFSEEGQTVNDGLTGLVWTQDGAVSMFPMMWADAFDLVTRMNKINAYGYSDWRLPNRREMFSLISHVRNDPALPREHPFVNAASSWYWTSTTAARVAVEAWKVHMGSGRMKTAPKHEMAMIWPVRGGRKGQIRLHWTGQRLCYSQAGNIIDCENSGQDGELRVGAPWPSPRFTQSGQTVLDLLTGLTWTHNANCAPGLVPWEQAFEAVSNLNKNQVGGHGDWRAPTVRELESITDMGGHSPALIQGRPFINIKDYYWSSSTVANAPDRAWVLETGDGAVTHRSKGEKACHVWAVRA, encoded by the coding sequence ATGTCTAAACGACCAATCTTTCCAACAGACCAGTTTGAATGCTACGACGCCGAAGGCAAACCCGCGCGTTGCCAGGGGGAGCAGGACCCGGCCGGGGCTGGTCAGCCGTGGCCGTCTCCCCGGTTTTCCGAGGAAGGCCAGACCGTAAATGACGGCCTGACCGGGCTTGTATGGACCCAGGACGGGGCGGTCAGCATGTTTCCCATGATGTGGGCGGATGCATTCGATCTTGTTACGCGCATGAACAAAATCAACGCCTACGGCTACTCCGACTGGCGGCTGCCCAACCGGCGGGAGATGTTCAGCCTGATCAGCCATGTACGCAACGATCCCGCCCTGCCCCGCGAGCATCCCTTCGTCAACGCGGCGTCCAGTTGGTATTGGACGTCCACCACGGCGGCCCGGGTCGCCGTGGAAGCCTGGAAAGTCCACATGGGCAGCGGACGGATGAAGACGGCCCCAAAGCATGAAATGGCCATGATCTGGCCGGTGCGCGGAGGCCGGAAAGGCCAGATCCGGCTCCACTGGACCGGGCAAAGGCTGTGTTACAGCCAGGCGGGGAACATCATCGACTGCGAAAACAGCGGCCAGGACGGAGAGTTGAGGGTGGGCGCGCCATGGCCGTCCCCCAGGTTCACCCAGTCAGGCCAGACCGTTTTGGACCTGCTGACCGGCCTTACATGGACGCATAACGCCAATTGCGCCCCCGGCCTGGTTCCTTGGGAGCAGGCTTTTGAAGCCGTGTCCAACCTGAATAAAAACCAGGTCGGCGGCCATGGCGACTGGCGCGCGCCCACGGTGCGGGAATTGGAAAGCATCACGGATATGGGCGGCCACTCTCCGGCTCTGATCCAGGGACGGCCGTTCATCAACATCAAAGATTACTATTGGTCCTCTTCCACCGTGGCCAACGCTCCGGACCGCGCCTGGGTCCTGGAAACCGGGGACGGCGCCGTCACGCACCGGAGCAAGGGGGAGAAAGCCTGCCATGTGTGGGCTGTCAGGGCCTGA
- the rplM gene encoding 50S ribosomal protein L13 has translation MKKYTYSAKASDNKGKWYIVDAEDQVLGRLASQIAARIRGKHNPMYTPHTDTGDCIVVVNADKIRLTGRKLSQKMYYRHSGYIGGLKEITAAKLLEKRPEDLIRFAVKGMLPKNRLGRQLNKKLRVYAGPDHPHEAQQPEPLTFA, from the coding sequence GTGAAAAAATATACGTATTCAGCAAAAGCATCGGACAACAAAGGCAAATGGTACATCGTGGACGCGGAAGACCAGGTCCTGGGAAGACTCGCTTCTCAGATCGCGGCCCGCATCCGGGGGAAGCATAACCCTATGTACACTCCCCACACGGACACCGGGGATTGCATTGTTGTGGTTAACGCCGACAAAATTCGGCTCACAGGCAGGAAGCTCTCTCAGAAGATGTACTACCGCCACAGCGGATACATCGGAGGCCTCAAGGAAATCACCGCCGCCAAGCTCTTGGAAAAACGGCCCGAGGACCTCATTCGCTTTGCGGTTAAAGGCATGCTTCCCAAGAACAGGCTGGGCAGGCAGTTGAACAAAAAGCTCAGGGTCTACGCCGGCCCCGACCATCCTCATGAAGCTCAACAGCCTGAGCCTTTAACGTTCGCGTAA
- a CDS encoding redoxin domain-containing protein: MDSGEILQVGRPAPFVRALNQSGKAMSFKDLLGDKQHVVLCFCRGHWCPACVARLGEINGCVEDLRGLEASVYAVSTDSMEQSAAMQREMGLKFDILSDPDCNMVKAWGLFNPYESGGVAKPALAVLDKDGVVRYLAFDGMVCHVPLSKVKEFLEQRLAEGAHQGMDAPSSLARIKASTVIQTGRNVLQRGSRANWKHYALAPLEMGMLLHDSLYGAQRVFLSREYPAPPEEVFPHFSTPELMNRFLDAVLTRIKASPTDKDNPNGVGSVRKVKIGPSTLEETITRLEPPYLCQYVISKGSPLKDYTGTILITRTKTGCRVVWTMTFKAKAPYTGRLIAKAMKAGFSKGLKTLSGQIN; this comes from the coding sequence ATGGACAGCGGCGAAATACTGCAGGTCGGCCGGCCTGCCCCATTTGTACGCGCTTTAAACCAGAGCGGCAAGGCCATGAGTTTTAAGGATCTGTTGGGGGATAAGCAGCATGTCGTGCTTTGCTTCTGCCGGGGCCATTGGTGCCCCGCCTGCGTGGCCCGGTTAGGCGAGATTAACGGCTGCGTCGAGGATTTACGAGGCTTGGAGGCGTCCGTATACGCGGTGTCCACGGACAGCATGGAGCAGTCAGCCGCCATGCAGCGTGAAATGGGGCTGAAATTTGACATTTTGTCCGATCCGGATTGCAACATGGTCAAGGCCTGGGGCTTGTTCAACCCGTATGAGTCCGGAGGCGTCGCCAAGCCTGCGCTGGCTGTTTTGGACAAGGACGGAGTGGTTCGCTACCTGGCCTTTGACGGCATGGTTTGCCACGTTCCCCTTTCAAAGGTTAAAGAGTTTTTGGAGCAGCGCCTTGCAGAAGGCGCGCATCAGGGGATGGACGCGCCTTCCTCCCTGGCCAGGATTAAGGCGTCCACGGTGATACAGACCGGCCGGAACGTTTTACAAAGGGGAAGCCGTGCAAACTGGAAGCATTACGCTCTGGCTCCTTTGGAAATGGGGATGCTCCTGCACGATTCCCTGTACGGCGCCCAGCGTGTTTTTTTGTCCCGGGAGTATCCGGCCCCGCCGGAAGAGGTCTTTCCGCATTTCAGCACTCCCGAATTGATGAACCGTTTTCTTGACGCCGTCCTTACCAGAATCAAGGCCAGCCCTACGGACAAGGACAATCCCAATGGGGTGGGATCGGTCCGCAAAGTGAAAATCGGCCCCAGCACATTGGAGGAGACAATCACCCGGCTGGAGCCGCCGTACTTGTGCCAGTACGTCATCAGCAAGGGCTCCCCGTTAAAGGACTACACCGGGACGATTTTGATTACCCGAACCAAAACCGGCTGCCGGGTGGTTTGGACCATGACCTTCAAGGCCAAAGCGCCTTATACGGGCCGGTTGATAGCCAAGGCCATGAAGGCGGGCTTCTCCAAAGGGTTGAAAACGCTGTCCGGACAAATAAACTGA
- a CDS encoding TIGR00730 family Rossman fold protein: MEKQFVIDELDQSESWRMLRIVSEFVQGIDQMSEVGPAVSIFGSARSKPTDKYYKMARKLAALCVKNNFAVITGGGGGIMEAANLGAADENGTSVGLNIELPFEQKPNPYANIQMNFNYFFVRKVMFVKYALAYVGMPGGFGTLDELFEAVTLIQTHRIKPFPVVLMGSDYWTGLMDWIKDQLLSRSLISPGDLDIIRIMDDPEEIVAMFKRRIIV, from the coding sequence ATGGAAAAACAATTTGTGATCGACGAGTTGGACCAAAGCGAGAGCTGGCGCATGCTGCGCATAGTGAGCGAATTCGTGCAGGGGATAGACCAAATGTCCGAAGTGGGGCCAGCCGTCAGCATCTTCGGCTCAGCCAGAAGCAAGCCCACCGACAAGTATTATAAAATGGCCCGCAAACTGGCCGCCCTGTGCGTAAAAAATAATTTCGCCGTGATCACCGGCGGAGGCGGAGGCATCATGGAAGCGGCCAACCTGGGCGCGGCCGACGAAAACGGAACCTCCGTGGGCCTGAACATCGAGCTTCCCTTTGAGCAAAAGCCCAACCCCTACGCAAACATCCAAATGAATTTCAATTATTTCTTCGTCAGAAAGGTCATGTTCGTCAAATACGCCCTGGCCTACGTGGGCATGCCCGGCGGCTTCGGCACCCTGGACGAACTTTTCGAGGCCGTCACCCTTATCCAGACCCATCGGATCAAACCCTTCCCTGTAGTGCTGATGGGCTCCGACTACTGGACCGGCCTCATGGACTGGATCAAGGATCAGCTTTTATCCCGGTCGCTTATCTCCCCAGGCGACCTGGATATCATCCGCATTATGGACGATCCCGAAGAAATCGTGGCCATGTTCAAACGCAGGATTATTGTTTAA
- a CDS encoding diguanylate cyclase has translation MAGFAIGAEPVVIEDNCLYAPIGSHSEYLLAASVDLGIEDILQKKYQNQFEPHKKDAFTLGLTSKILWLRFKLANRSETPLVFAVDRPFPYVDLYSPQKSRTGVSYDVQHSGYLSGERKGEAELNFRFPTFHIPRDAPGDEYFYLRLKPFSKEINSSLSFLSFVEERENFIKRTWKEIAFFFIVCGMLLSLAFYNLFLAIQLKDKVYFAYVGYVAFILLYVLSRSGLPAAFGAPWLNLFSIQAVAIALCFSILFAKSFLQTKEHCPVLHHLLTVCFILCLAVLAAMVAGRPKLGNTLVHGVGAIGVWLAIITGIRRLLQGYVPARYYVAGWLTISLGSFTVSLQGFGLLPNNFVTTNAVAITCTMETVLLSLALGDRINALQQEKRVLQIQEKRLMELSIRDELTGLFNKRWFSTKISSEIENCRAVDQPLSLIILDIDHFKRFNDAYGHAMGDTVLNQLGKIISVNVRERDVPCRYGGEEFTIILPLIDLKKAALIAERLRGIFSRFVFRTGSGEKIKATISLGAAELSPTDDAASLFEKADQALYRAKNSGRDRVITA, from the coding sequence ATGGCGGGTTTCGCCATTGGCGCGGAACCGGTCGTCATTGAGGACAACTGCCTCTATGCCCCCATTGGGAGCCATTCGGAGTATTTATTAGCCGCCTCTGTGGATTTGGGTATAGAGGACATCCTTCAGAAGAAGTATCAAAATCAATTTGAACCCCATAAGAAGGATGCTTTTACCCTTGGCCTTACAAGTAAAATTCTCTGGCTCCGGTTCAAACTGGCCAACCGGTCGGAGACGCCGCTTGTTTTCGCCGTGGACAGGCCTTTTCCGTACGTTGATTTGTACAGCCCCCAAAAAAGCCGGACCGGAGTTTCGTATGATGTTCAGCATTCCGGTTATCTTTCAGGCGAGCGAAAAGGGGAGGCGGAGTTAAATTTTCGATTTCCCACATTCCATATTCCCAGAGACGCGCCCGGGGATGAGTATTTTTATTTGCGCCTCAAGCCTTTTTCAAAAGAGATCAACTCCAGCCTGAGCTTCCTGTCTTTTGTTGAAGAAAGGGAGAATTTTATAAAAAGAACGTGGAAGGAAATCGCTTTCTTTTTTATTGTTTGCGGCATGCTTTTGTCCCTGGCTTTTTACAACCTGTTTTTGGCGATCCAATTGAAGGACAAGGTGTATTTCGCCTATGTGGGCTACGTGGCATTCATTCTGCTGTATGTTCTCTCGCGCAGCGGCCTGCCCGCCGCGTTCGGCGCTCCATGGCTTAATTTGTTTTCCATCCAGGCTGTAGCAATTGCGCTTTGTTTCAGCATTCTTTTCGCGAAAAGTTTTTTACAGACCAAGGAGCACTGCCCGGTTCTGCATCACCTGCTTACTGTTTGCTTTATCCTGTGCCTGGCCGTCTTAGCCGCCATGGTTGCAGGGCGTCCCAAATTGGGGAACACTTTGGTGCATGGGGTTGGCGCGATAGGAGTGTGGTTGGCCATTATTACGGGAATCCGCAGGCTGCTGCAGGGCTATGTCCCGGCCAGGTATTATGTGGCCGGATGGCTGACGATCTCCCTCGGCAGCTTCACTGTCAGCCTGCAGGGATTCGGCCTGTTGCCCAATAATTTTGTGACCACCAACGCGGTGGCCATAACATGCACCATGGAGACGGTTTTGCTTTCCCTGGCCTTGGGAGACCGGATCAACGCACTTCAGCAAGAGAAAAGAGTTTTGCAAATCCAGGAAAAACGCCTTATGGAGCTGTCCATTAGAGATGAACTGACCGGCCTTTTCAACAAACGCTGGTTTTCGACCAAAATCTCGTCGGAAATCGAGAACTGCCGGGCCGTGGACCAGCCCCTCTCCCTGATCATCCTGGATATCGACCATTTTAAGAGATTCAATGACGCCTACGGCCATGCCATGGGCGATACTGTGTTGAACCAATTGGGCAAGATCATTTCCGTCAACGTCAGGGAAAGGGATGTGCCCTGCCGGTATGGCGGCGAGGAATTCACCATAATTTTGCCTTTGATAGACTTGAAAAAGGCGGCTCTAATCGCAGAGAGGCTCCGCGGCATTTTCTCGCGTTTTGTTTTTAGAACCGGTTCAGGCGAAAAAATCAAGGCCACCATCAGTCTGGGCGCGGCCGAGCTTTCCCCCACCGATGACGCGGCGTCCTTGTTTGAAAAAGCGGACCAGGCCCTGTATCGGGCTAAAAACAGCGGGCGTGACAGAGTAATTACTGCTTAG
- the argC gene encoding N-acetyl-gamma-glutamyl-phosphate reductase translates to MTQGKKIAAAVVGATGYAGAELVRILWDHPQVELKAVTSRQYAGQAIAQVFPAFQGVVPLVCEEFNAQSIGERADVVFLALPHKLPMAIAPQLEGTNTRIVDLSADFRFNDQAAYEAVYQPHTSPDLLKKSVYGLCELYRKEIAQAFIIGNPGCYPTCSLLPLAPFIQQGVISTRGIVIDAKSGASGAGRGLSLTTHYCELTEGFSAYKVAAHRHCPEMEEILSREAGRDVKITFAPHLVPMSRGMLATSYSMLEKDLDTPAALEILREFYKDAEFVKICPDNALPRTSHVRGTNYVHIAARVDEHANRLILVSVIDNLVKGAAGQAVQNMNIMFGLAEGAGLNAAPYPV, encoded by the coding sequence ATGACCCAAGGCAAGAAAATTGCAGCGGCTGTGGTGGGCGCCACCGGTTACGCGGGCGCCGAATTGGTAAGAATCCTTTGGGACCATCCCCAGGTGGAATTAAAGGCCGTGACCTCCCGTCAATACGCCGGGCAGGCCATCGCCCAGGTTTTTCCCGCCTTTCAGGGAGTCGTCCCCCTGGTTTGCGAAGAGTTCAACGCCCAGTCCATAGGCGAGCGGGCCGACGTTGTCTTCCTGGCTCTGCCCCACAAGCTGCCCATGGCTATTGCGCCTCAGTTGGAGGGGACCAACACCCGGATTGTGGACCTTTCCGCCGACTTTCGGTTTAACGATCAGGCCGCCTACGAGGCCGTGTACCAGCCCCACACCTCCCCCGATCTGTTGAAAAAGTCCGTGTACGGACTTTGCGAATTGTATCGGAAGGAGATCGCCCAGGCTTTCATTATCGGAAATCCCGGATGCTATCCCACGTGCTCCCTGCTGCCTTTGGCTCCGTTCATCCAACAGGGCGTGATTTCCACCAGGGGAATCGTTATCGACGCCAAGTCGGGCGCGTCCGGCGCAGGCCGGGGGCTATCCCTCACCACCCATTATTGCGAGTTGACCGAGGGATTTTCCGCGTACAAGGTCGCCGCCCACAGGCACTGCCCGGAGATGGAAGAGATCCTCTCCCGGGAAGCCGGCCGGGATGTGAAGATCACCTTTGCGCCTCATTTGGTTCCCATGAGCCGGGGCATGCTGGCCACCAGCTATTCCATGCTGGAAAAGGATCTGGATACGCCCGCTGCGCTGGAAATCCTCAGGGAGTTTTACAAGGACGCCGAGTTTGTAAAAATTTGTCCGGACAACGCGCTTCCCAGGACTTCCCATGTACGGGGGACCAACTACGTCCATATTGCGGCCAGGGTGGACGAGCACGCCAACCGGCTTATTCTGGTGTCCGTCATCGACAACCTGGTGAAAGGCGCTGCAGGGCAGGCCGTGCAGAACATGAACATCATGTTCGGGCTGGCGGAAGGCGCAGGCCTTAACGCAGCTCCTTATCCTGTTTAG